A window of Halomonas sp. H10-9-1 contains these coding sequences:
- a CDS encoding FAD-dependent oxidoreductase, translating to MANRLSNDFQFIDVGRQDPEKRDARTRSREFAEIYEPFKPQEAASQSHRCLHCGNPYCEWKCPVHNYIPNWLQLVSEGNILEAVELCHRTNSLPEVCGRVCPQDRLCEGACTLNDGFGAVTIGSVEKYITDTAFAMGWRPDMSQVSWTDKRVAVVGAGPAGLGCADILVRNGVKPVVFDRNPEIGGLLTFGIPEFKLEKNVMERRRAVFEEMGVEFRLGVEIGRDITFDSLLEEYDAVFLGMGTYKYMEGGFPGENLPGVYKALDFLIANVNHCLGFEKDPGEYISFKGQRVVVLGGGDTAMDCNRTSIRQGATSVTCAYRRDEENMPGSRKEVANAREEGVEFLFNRQPVAVVGEGKVEGVKVVRTRMGEPDENGRRRPEVVPGSEEVIPADAVVIAFGFQPDPPEWFATAGVEVDERDRVKAAEQSEFAFQTSHEKIFAGGDMVRGSDLVVTAIYEGRQAAEGILDYLGV from the coding sequence ATGGCAAACCGTCTGAGCAACGACTTCCAGTTCATCGACGTGGGTCGCCAGGACCCCGAGAAACGCGACGCCCGCACCCGCTCGCGGGAGTTCGCCGAGATCTACGAGCCCTTCAAGCCCCAGGAGGCGGCCAGCCAGTCGCATCGTTGCCTGCACTGCGGCAACCCCTACTGCGAGTGGAAGTGCCCGGTGCACAACTACATTCCCAACTGGCTGCAGCTGGTCAGCGAGGGCAACATCCTCGAGGCGGTGGAGCTGTGCCACCGGACCAACTCGCTGCCCGAGGTGTGTGGCCGGGTGTGCCCCCAGGACCGCCTCTGCGAGGGCGCCTGTACCCTCAACGACGGCTTCGGCGCCGTCACCATCGGCTCGGTGGAGAAGTACATCACCGACACCGCCTTCGCCATGGGCTGGCGCCCGGACATGTCCCAGGTGAGCTGGACCGACAAGCGGGTGGCGGTGGTCGGCGCCGGCCCGGCGGGACTGGGCTGTGCCGACATCCTGGTGCGCAATGGCGTCAAGCCGGTGGTGTTCGACCGCAACCCCGAGATCGGCGGCCTGCTCACCTTCGGCATCCCTGAATTCAAGCTCGAGAAGAATGTCATGGAGCGCCGCCGCGCGGTGTTCGAGGAGATGGGGGTGGAGTTCCGCCTCGGCGTCGAGATCGGCCGCGACATCACCTTCGACAGCCTGCTCGAGGAGTACGACGCGGTGTTCCTGGGTATGGGTACCTACAAGTACATGGAGGGCGGCTTCCCCGGCGAGAACCTGCCCGGCGTCTACAAGGCCCTGGACTTCCTGATCGCCAACGTTAACCACTGCCTGGGCTTCGAGAAGGACCCGGGGGAGTACATCTCCTTCAAGGGCCAGCGGGTGGTGGTGCTGGGCGGCGGCGACACCGCCATGGACTGCAACCGCACCTCGATCCGCCAGGGCGCCACCAGCGTCACCTGCGCCTACCGCCGCGACGAGGAGAACATGCCCGGCTCACGCAAGGAGGTGGCCAACGCCCGCGAGGAGGGCGTGGAGTTCCTCTTCAACCGCCAGCCCGTCGCCGTGGTGGGCGAGGGCAAGGTCGAGGGGGTCAAGGTGGTGCGCACCCGCATGGGCGAGCCCGACGAGAACGGCCGTCGCCGCCCCGAGGTGGTGCCGGGCTCCGAGGAGGTGATCCCCGCCGACGCCGTGGTCATCGCCTTCGGCTTCCAGCCCGACCCGCCCGAGTGGTTCGCGACGGCGGGGGTCGAGGTCGACGAGCGTGACCGGGTCAAGGCCGCCGAGCAGAGCGAGTTCGCCTTCCAGACCAGCCACGAGAAAATCTTCGCCGGTGGCGACATGGTGCGCGGCTCGGACCTAGTGGTCACCGCCATCTACGAGGGGCGCCAGGCCGCCGAGGGCATCCTGGACTACCTGGGGGTGTAA
- a CDS encoding CTP synthase, whose translation MTRYIFVTGGVVSSLGKGIASASLAAILEARGLKVTMLKLDPYINVDPGTMSPFQHGEVFVTEDGAETDLDLGHYERFIRTKMTQGNNFTTGRVYEHVLRKERRGDYLGGTVQVIPHITDEIKRRVYEGGEGFDVALVEIGGTVGDIESLPFLESIRQIRSELGASRAIFMHLTLVPYIKTAGETKTKPTQHSVKELRSIGIQPDILICRSEVELEETERRKIALFTNVEERAVIPLQDADTIYRIPLMLHEHGLDEIVCDKLRLTADEADLSEWVKVLDAKLNPLKSINIAMVGKYMELLDAYKSLNEALIHAGIQTRVKVNVDYIDSEDIERHGTERLAGKDAILVPGGFGERGAEGKIATARFARENGIPYLGICLGMQVAVIEFARHVAGWEDANSTEFTHDTLHPVVGLITEWLSPEGKVELRDAASDLGGTMRLGGQVCQLKAGSKAREAYGADEIVERHRHRFEVNEQFVEQLEQAGLVVSGKSVDNSLVEVVELPDHPWYVACQFHPEFTSTPRDGHPLFTGFVNAALEHKAARTRAQSSHQE comes from the coding sequence ATGACACGATATATCTTCGTGACCGGCGGCGTTGTGTCCTCTCTCGGCAAGGGCATCGCGTCGGCCTCGCTGGCGGCGATTCTCGAGGCGCGCGGCCTCAAGGTCACCATGCTCAAGCTCGACCCGTACATCAACGTGGACCCGGGCACCATGAGCCCCTTCCAGCACGGCGAGGTGTTCGTCACCGAGGATGGCGCCGAGACCGACCTGGACCTTGGGCACTACGAGCGTTTCATCCGCACCAAGATGACCCAGGGCAACAACTTCACCACCGGCCGGGTCTACGAGCACGTGCTGCGCAAGGAGCGCCGCGGCGACTACCTGGGCGGCACCGTGCAGGTGATCCCCCATATCACCGACGAGATCAAGCGCCGCGTCTACGAGGGCGGCGAGGGCTTCGACGTGGCCCTGGTGGAGATCGGTGGCACCGTGGGCGACATCGAGTCGCTGCCCTTCCTGGAGTCGATCCGCCAGATCAGAAGCGAGCTGGGCGCCAGCCGGGCGATCTTCATGCACCTCACCCTGGTGCCCTACATCAAGACCGCCGGCGAGACCAAGACCAAGCCGACCCAGCACAGCGTCAAGGAGCTGCGCTCCATCGGTATCCAGCCGGACATCCTGATCTGCCGCAGCGAGGTGGAGCTGGAGGAGACCGAGCGGCGCAAGATCGCGCTGTTCACCAATGTCGAGGAGCGCGCGGTCATCCCGCTCCAGGATGCCGACACCATCTACCGCATCCCGTTGATGCTCCATGAGCACGGCCTGGACGAGATCGTCTGCGACAAGCTACGCCTCACCGCCGACGAGGCCGACCTCTCCGAGTGGGTCAAGGTGCTCGACGCCAAGCTCAACCCGCTCAAGTCGATCAACATCGCCATGGTCGGCAAGTACATGGAGCTGCTCGACGCCTACAAGTCTCTCAACGAGGCGCTGATCCACGCCGGCATCCAGACCCGGGTGAAGGTCAACGTCGACTACATCGACTCCGAGGACATCGAGCGTCACGGCACCGAGCGCCTGGCCGGCAAGGACGCCATCCTGGTGCCCGGCGGCTTCGGCGAGCGAGGCGCCGAGGGCAAGATCGCCACGGCCCGCTTCGCCCGCGAGAACGGCATCCCCTATCTCGGCATCTGCCTCGGCATGCAGGTGGCGGTGATCGAGTTCGCCCGCCACGTGGCCGGCTGGGAGGACGCCAACTCCACCGAGTTCACCCACGATACCCTGCACCCGGTGGTAGGCCTGATCACCGAGTGGCTCTCCCCCGAGGGCAAGGTCGAGCTGCGCGACGCGGCCTCCGACCTCGGCGGCACCATGCGCCTGGGGGGCCAGGTGTGCCAGCTCAAGGCCGGCAGCAAGGCCCGCGAGGCCTACGGGGCCGACGAGATCGTCGAGCGCCACCGCCACCGCTTCGAGGTCAACGAGCAGTTCGTCGAGCAGCTCGAGCAGGCCGGCCTTGTGGTCTCCGGCAAGAGCGTCGACAACTCCCTGGTGGAGGTCGTGGAGCTGCCCGACCATCCCTGGTACGTCGCCTGCCAGTTCCACCCGGAGTTCACCTCCACGCCGCGTGACGGCCATCCGCTGTTCACCGGCTTCGTCAACGCCGCGCTGGAGCACAAGGCGGCACGGACCCGCGCCCAGTCCTCCCACCAGGAGTGA
- the kdsA gene encoding 3-deoxy-8-phosphooctulonate synthase, with protein MSAPERTLEIAGLKAGNSLPLMLFGGMNVLESRGLALEVAETYVEVTGRLGMPYVFKASFDKANRSSIHSFRGPGLEKGLEILAEVKARFGVPILTDVHEPWQAEPAAEVADVIQLPAFLARQTDLVVAMAKTGAVINVKKPQFLAPHEMRHIVRKCEEAGNDRVILCERGSSFGYNNLVVDMLGFGEMKATGLPVFFDVTHSLQRPGGRADSADGRRAQVAELARAGVAVGLAGLFLEAHPDPDSAKCDGPCALPLDRLEPFLAQLKAIDELVKGFPALDIE; from the coding sequence ATGAGCGCCCCCGAACGTACCCTCGAGATTGCCGGCCTGAAGGCCGGCAATTCGTTGCCGCTGATGCTGTTCGGCGGCATGAACGTGCTGGAGTCCCGCGGGCTGGCCCTGGAGGTCGCCGAGACCTACGTCGAAGTCACCGGCAGGCTCGGCATGCCCTACGTCTTCAAGGCCAGCTTCGACAAGGCCAACCGCAGCTCCATCCACTCCTTCCGCGGCCCCGGCCTCGAGAAGGGGCTCGAGATCCTGGCCGAGGTGAAGGCGCGCTTCGGCGTGCCGATCCTCACCGACGTCCATGAGCCCTGGCAGGCCGAACCGGCCGCCGAGGTGGCCGACGTCATCCAGTTGCCGGCCTTCCTGGCCCGCCAGACCGACCTCGTCGTGGCCATGGCGAAGACCGGGGCGGTGATCAACGTCAAGAAGCCGCAGTTCCTGGCACCCCACGAGATGCGCCATATCGTGCGCAAGTGCGAGGAGGCCGGCAACGACCGGGTAATCCTCTGCGAACGCGGCTCGAGCTTCGGCTACAACAACCTGGTGGTGGACATGCTCGGCTTCGGCGAGATGAAGGCCACCGGCCTGCCGGTGTTCTTCGACGTCACCCACTCGCTGCAGCGCCCCGGCGGGCGCGCCGACAGCGCCGACGGCCGTCGCGCTCAGGTCGCCGAGCTGGCCCGCGCCGGGGTCGCCGTGGGCCTGGCGGGGCTCTTCCTGGAGGCGCATCCCGACCCCGACAGCGCCAAGTGCGATGGCCCCTGCGCGCTGCCGCTGGACCGCCTCGAGCCCTTCCTGGCGCAGCTCAAGGCCATCGACGAGCTGGTCAAGGGGTTCCCCGCCCTGGATATCGAATAA
- the eno gene encoding phosphopyruvate hydratase — translation MTKIVDIRALEVLDSRGNPTVQAEVRLESGAVGVACAPSGASTGSREALELRDGDKARYLGKGVLKAVEAVNGAIREALVGMDARDQRGLDDAMLALDGTDNKAKLGANAILAVSLAAAKAAANAKGVPLYAHIAELYGQPGQYLMPVPMMNILNGGEHADNNVDIQEFMVQPVGAASFREGLRMGAEIFHALKKVLAGRGLSTSVGDEGGFAPNLASNAEALAVIQQAVEDAGYALGRDVTLALDCASSEFFKDGRYDLAGEGKAFDAAGFVDYLAELCDQYPIVSIEDGMDESDWEGWKALTDRLGDKVQLVGDDLFVTNTRILKRGIDEKIGNSILIKFNQIGSLSETLDAIRMAQDAGFTAVISHRSGETEDTTIADLAVGTSAGQIKTGSLCRSDRVAKYNRLLVIEQELGDGVGYPGLAAIKGQ, via the coding sequence ATGACCAAGATTGTCGATATTCGCGCCCTCGAGGTGCTCGACTCCCGCGGCAACCCCACCGTCCAGGCCGAGGTACGCCTGGAGAGCGGTGCCGTGGGCGTGGCCTGTGCCCCCAGCGGTGCCTCCACCGGCTCCCGCGAGGCGCTGGAGCTGCGCGACGGCGACAAGGCCCGCTACCTGGGCAAGGGCGTGCTGAAGGCGGTGGAAGCCGTCAACGGCGCCATCCGCGAGGCCCTCGTCGGCATGGACGCCCGCGACCAGCGCGGCCTCGACGACGCCATGCTGGCCCTCGACGGCACCGACAACAAGGCCAAGCTCGGCGCCAATGCCATCCTGGCGGTGTCGCTGGCCGCCGCCAAGGCCGCCGCCAACGCCAAGGGCGTGCCCCTCTACGCGCATATCGCCGAGCTCTACGGCCAGCCGGGCCAGTATCTGATGCCGGTGCCGATGATGAATATCCTCAACGGTGGCGAGCATGCCGACAACAACGTCGACATCCAGGAGTTCATGGTCCAGCCGGTGGGCGCGGCGAGCTTCCGCGAGGGCCTGCGCATGGGCGCCGAGATCTTCCATGCCCTGAAGAAGGTGCTCGCCGGCCGCGGCCTCTCCACCTCGGTGGGCGACGAGGGCGGCTTCGCCCCCAACCTGGCCTCAAACGCCGAGGCCCTGGCGGTGATCCAGCAGGCCGTCGAGGACGCCGGCTACGCGCTGGGCCGCGACGTGACCCTGGCACTGGACTGCGCCTCCTCCGAGTTCTTCAAGGACGGCCGCTACGACCTGGCCGGCGAGGGCAAGGCCTTCGACGCCGCCGGCTTCGTCGACTACCTGGCCGAGCTGTGTGACCAGTACCCCATCGTCTCCATCGAGGATGGCATGGACGAATCCGACTGGGAGGGCTGGAAGGCGCTGACCGACCGGCTGGGTGACAAGGTGCAGCTGGTGGGCGACGACCTCTTCGTCACCAACACCCGCATCCTCAAGCGCGGCATCGACGAGAAGATCGGCAACTCCATCCTGATCAAGTTCAACCAGATCGGCTCGCTCTCCGAGACCCTGGACGCCATCCGCATGGCCCAGGATGCCGGCTTCACCGCGGTGATCTCCCACCGCTCCGGCGAGACCGAGGACACCACCATCGCCGACCTCGCCGTGGGGACCAGCGCCGGCCAGATCAAGACCGGCTCGCTGTGCCGCAGCGACCGCGTGGCCAAGTACAACCGCCTGCTGGTGATCGAGCAGGAGCTTGGCGATGGCGTGGGCTATCCCGGCCTCGCGGCGATCAAGGGACAGTAA
- the fdxA gene encoding ferredoxin FdxA — MTFVVTENCIKCKYTDCVEVCPVDCFYEGPNFLVIHPDECIDCALCEPECPAEAIFSEDELPDGQEPFIEINAELAEVWPNISEKKDPLPDAEEWDGKPGKLEQLER; from the coding sequence ATGACATTCGTCGTCACTGAAAACTGCATCAAGTGCAAGTACACCGACTGTGTCGAGGTGTGTCCGGTGGACTGCTTCTACGAGGGACCCAACTTCCTGGTGATCCACCCCGACGAGTGCATCGACTGCGCCCTGTGCGAGCCGGAGTGCCCCGCCGAAGCGATCTTCTCGGAGGATGAGCTGCCCGATGGCCAGGAGCCGTTCATCGAGATCAACGCCGAGCTGGCCGAGGTGTGGCCCAATATCAGCGAGAAGAAGGATCCGCTGCCCGACGCCGAGGAGTGGGACGGCAAGCCCGGCAAGCTCGAGCAACTGGAGCGCTGA
- the mutS gene encoding DNA mismatch repair protein MutS has protein sequence MSQASTQHTPMMAQYLKIKREHPDVLLFYRMGDFYELFFDDARRAAALLDITLTQRGQSAGKPIPMAGVPYHSAEGYLARLVAAGESVAICEQVGDPAASKGPVERRVVRIVTPGTLYDEALLDARRDNLLVAVHAAGERIGLAWLELSSGRFSVLEVEGEGEMLAELQRLDPAELLVAESLDLPPALEGRRGLRRQGDWLFDPESAARLLCDQFGVQDLRGFGCAHLEAAITAAGVLVEYARDTQRSRLPHVTAIGVESRDDAVVIDAASRRNLEIDVNLGGSGDNTLASVLDTTATAMGSRLLKRWLNRPLRDRERVQARQAAVTLLLETDGFEVLRESLKAIGDVERILARVALYSARPRDLARLRDAFNALPDLEARLADYPNGSALDELKRHIHPYPELATTLNRALVENPPVVIRDGGVLAEGFDAELDEHRGLAEHAGGYLVKLETRERERTGLPGLKVGYNRVHGYYIEIPRAQAKEVPADYIRRQTLKNAERFIIPELKEFEDKALSAKSRALAREKLLYEGLLDTLNAELDALQASARALAALDVLCAFAERARGLELVRPHLAETPGIAIQGGRHPVVERVSDTPFVPNDLMMGDDRRMLVITGPNMGGKSTYMRQAALIVLLAHTGSFVPADAAEIGPVDRIFTRIGSSDDLAGGRSTFMVEMTETASILHNATDESLVLMDEIGRGTSTFDGLSLAWASAEHLTRTRAFTLFATHYFEMTALAEQAGGVANVHLTAAEHRDGIVFMHRVEEGPASQSYGLQVAQLAGVPQGVIARAREKLAQLEQQEVDQGSRSTSAAGGAATTPLQNDLFASTPHPLVEELSGLGLDDLTPRQALALLYRWQETL, from the coding sequence ATGTCCCAGGCCAGCACCCAGCATACGCCGATGATGGCCCAGTACCTGAAGATCAAGCGCGAGCATCCCGACGTGCTGCTCTTCTACCGCATGGGCGACTTCTACGAGCTGTTCTTCGACGACGCCAGGCGTGCCGCCGCCCTGCTCGACATCACCCTGACCCAGCGCGGCCAGTCTGCCGGCAAGCCGATCCCCATGGCCGGCGTGCCCTACCACAGCGCCGAAGGCTATCTGGCCCGCCTGGTGGCCGCCGGCGAATCGGTGGCGATCTGCGAGCAGGTCGGCGACCCCGCCGCCAGCAAGGGGCCGGTGGAGCGCCGCGTGGTGCGCATCGTCACACCCGGCACCCTCTACGACGAGGCGCTGCTCGACGCCCGCCGCGACAACCTGCTGGTGGCCGTGCATGCCGCCGGCGAGCGCATCGGCCTGGCCTGGCTGGAGCTCTCCAGCGGGCGCTTCAGCGTGCTGGAGGTGGAGGGCGAGGGCGAGATGCTCGCCGAGCTCCAGCGCCTCGACCCGGCCGAGCTGCTGGTGGCGGAGAGCCTCGACCTGCCGCCGGCCCTGGAGGGGCGCCGCGGGCTGCGCCGCCAGGGCGACTGGCTGTTCGACCCGGAGAGCGCGGCCCGCCTGCTGTGCGACCAGTTCGGCGTCCAGGACCTGCGCGGCTTCGGCTGTGCCCATCTCGAGGCCGCCATCACCGCCGCCGGCGTGCTGGTGGAGTACGCCCGGGACACCCAGCGCTCGCGCCTGCCCCATGTCACCGCCATCGGCGTGGAGAGCCGCGACGACGCCGTGGTCATCGATGCCGCCAGCCGTCGCAACCTGGAGATCGACGTGAACCTGGGCGGCAGCGGCGACAACACCCTGGCCAGCGTGCTCGACACCACCGCCACCGCCATGGGCTCACGGCTGCTCAAGCGCTGGCTCAACCGCCCGCTGCGTGACCGCGAGCGTGTCCAGGCCCGCCAGGCCGCCGTGACACTGCTGCTGGAGACGGACGGCTTCGAGGTGCTGCGCGAGTCGCTCAAGGCGATCGGCGACGTGGAACGCATCCTGGCCCGGGTGGCCCTCTACAGCGCCAGGCCCCGAGACCTCGCCCGCCTGCGCGACGCCTTCAACGCCCTGCCCGACCTCGAGGCCCGGCTCGCCGACTACCCCAATGGTTCCGCCCTGGACGAGCTGAAACGACATATCCACCCCTACCCCGAGCTCGCCACCACCCTGAATCGCGCCCTGGTGGAGAACCCGCCGGTGGTGATCCGCGACGGCGGGGTGCTCGCCGAGGGCTTCGATGCCGAGCTCGACGAGCACCGTGGCCTGGCCGAGCACGCCGGTGGCTACCTGGTGAAGCTGGAGACCCGCGAGCGCGAGCGTACCGGCCTGCCCGGCCTCAAGGTGGGCTACAACCGTGTCCATGGCTACTACATCGAGATCCCCCGCGCCCAGGCCAAGGAGGTCCCGGCGGACTATATTCGCCGCCAGACCCTGAAGAACGCCGAACGCTTCATCATTCCCGAGCTCAAGGAATTCGAGGATAAGGCACTGTCGGCGAAGTCGCGCGCCCTGGCCCGGGAGAAGCTGCTCTACGAGGGGCTGCTCGACACCCTCAACGCCGAGCTCGACGCCCTCCAGGCCAGCGCCCGGGCCCTGGCGGCACTGGACGTGCTGTGCGCCTTCGCCGAGCGCGCCCGGGGCCTGGAGCTCGTGCGCCCGCACCTGGCCGAGACCCCGGGCATCGCCATCCAGGGCGGCCGCCACCCGGTGGTGGAGCGGGTCTCCGACACCCCCTTCGTGCCCAACGACCTGATGATGGGCGACGACCGCCGCATGCTGGTGATCACCGGCCCCAACATGGGCGGCAAGTCCACCTACATGCGCCAGGCCGCGCTGATCGTGCTGCTCGCCCACACCGGCAGCTTCGTGCCCGCGGACGCGGCGGAGATCGGCCCCGTGGACCGCATCTTCACCCGTATCGGCTCTTCGGATGACCTGGCCGGCGGGCGCTCCACCTTCATGGTGGAGATGACCGAGACCGCCAGCATCCTGCACAACGCCACCGACGAAAGCCTGGTGCTGATGGACGAGATCGGCCGCGGCACCAGCACCTTCGATGGCCTGTCGCTGGCCTGGGCCAGCGCCGAGCACCTGACCCGCACCCGCGCCTTCACCCTGTTCGCCACCCACTACTTCGAGATGACGGCCCTGGCCGAGCAGGCGGGTGGCGTCGCCAACGTCCACCTCACCGCGGCGGAACACCGGGATGGCATCGTCTTCATGCACCGGGTAGAGGAAGGGCCGGCCAGCCAGAGCTACGGCCTGCAGGTGGCCCAGTTGGCCGGCGTGCCCCAGGGCGTGATCGCCCGGGCCCGGGAGAAGCTCGCCCAGCTCGAGCAGCAGGAGGTCGACCAGGGCAGCCGCTCGACCAGCGCCGCTGGCGGCGCCGCAACGACGCCGCTGCAGAACGACCTCTTCGCCAGCACGCCGCATCCGCTGGTGGAAGAGCTCTCCGGCCTCGGCCTCGACGACCTCACCCCTCGCCAGGCGCTGGCGCTGCTCTACCGCTGGCAGGAGACACTGTAA
- a CDS encoding CinA family protein: MSHSAASLANLDLATLAERLGRLCRDKGVTITCAESCTGGGVASAITSVAGSSDYFETGYVTYSNAAKTRLLGVGEALLGEHGAVSREVVEAMVTGACRDSGADLGVAISGVAGPGGGSADKPVGSVWLAWGDAERAEGECHRYPGDRRAVREQAVRTALVGMVRRLEAR; encoded by the coding sequence ATGTCCCACTCTGCCGCTAGCCTCGCCAACCTCGACCTGGCCACCCTGGCCGAGCGCCTGGGTCGGCTGTGCCGAGACAAGGGAGTGACCATCACCTGCGCCGAGTCCTGCACCGGCGGTGGGGTGGCCAGCGCCATCACGTCGGTGGCCGGCAGCTCCGACTACTTCGAGACCGGCTACGTCACCTACTCCAACGCGGCCAAGACACGCCTGCTGGGCGTAGGGGAGGCGCTGCTCGGCGAGCATGGCGCGGTAAGCCGCGAGGTGGTGGAGGCGATGGTCACCGGCGCCTGCCGCGACAGCGGTGCCGACCTCGGCGTGGCGATCAGCGGCGTGGCCGGCCCCGGTGGTGGCAGTGCCGACAAGCCGGTGGGTAGCGTGTGGCTGGCCTGGGGGGATGCCGAGCGCGCCGAGGGCGAGTGCCATCGCTACCCTGGCGATCGCCGGGCGGTGCGCGAGCAGGCGGTCCGCACGGCGCTGGTCGGCATGGTGCGCCGTCTCGAGGCGCGCTGA
- the recA gene encoding recombinase RecA, with the protein MAQVDNRSKALEAALSQIDRQFGKGTVMRLGDAPRVVMPSVSTGSLGLDIALGIGGLPLGRVVEIFGPESSGKTTLTLSVIAQAQKQGKTCAFIDAEHALDPSYAEKLGVNLDDLLVSQPDTGEQALEICDMLVRSGGVDVIIIDSVAALTPRAEIEGEMGDSHVGLQARLMSQALRKITGNIKNANCMVVFINQIRMKIGVMFGSPETTTGGNALKFYSSVRLDIRRTGSVKQGDEVTGNETRVKVVKNKVAPPFRQAEFQILYGKGIYHAGEVVDLGVQCKLIDKAGAWYSYQGNKIGQGKANAAQFLEDNPAVMEEIESQIRAQLLAPVEPKKEEVEEAVLPAGGEQGDDLL; encoded by the coding sequence ATGGCTCAGGTAGACAACCGTTCCAAGGCGCTGGAAGCCGCCCTTTCCCAGATCGACCGCCAGTTCGGCAAGGGCACCGTGATGCGCCTGGGCGACGCTCCGCGCGTGGTGATGCCCTCGGTCTCAACCGGCTCGCTGGGCCTGGATATCGCGCTGGGCATCGGTGGCCTGCCGCTGGGCCGGGTGGTCGAGATCTTCGGCCCCGAGTCCTCGGGCAAGACCACCCTGACCCTGTCGGTGATCGCCCAGGCCCAGAAGCAGGGCAAGACCTGTGCCTTCATCGACGCCGAGCACGCCCTGGACCCGAGCTATGCCGAGAAGCTCGGCGTCAACCTGGACGACCTGCTGGTCTCCCAGCCCGACACCGGCGAGCAGGCCCTGGAGATCTGCGACATGCTGGTGCGTTCTGGCGGCGTCGACGTGATCATCATCGACTCGGTGGCGGCGTTGACCCCGCGTGCCGAGATCGAGGGCGAGATGGGCGACTCCCACGTCGGCCTGCAGGCGCGCCTGATGTCCCAGGCCCTGCGCAAGATCACCGGCAACATCAAGAACGCCAACTGCATGGTGGTCTTCATCAACCAGATCCGCATGAAGATCGGTGTGATGTTCGGCAGCCCCGAGACCACCACCGGTGGCAACGCCCTGAAGTTCTACTCCAGCGTGCGCCTGGATATCCGCCGCACCGGCTCGGTGAAGCAGGGCGACGAGGTGACCGGCAACGAGACCCGCGTCAAGGTGGTCAAGAACAAGGTCGCACCGCCGTTCCGCCAGGCCGAATTCCAGATCCTCTACGGCAAGGGGATCTACCATGCGGGCGAGGTGGTCGACCTGGGTGTGCAGTGCAAGCTGATCGACAAGGCCGGTGCCTGGTACAGCTACCAGGGCAACAAGATCGGCCAGGGCAAGGCCAACGCCGCGCAGTTCCTCGAGGACAACCCGGCGGTGATGGAGGAGATCGAGAGCCAGATTCGCGCGCAGCTGCTCGCGCCGGTGGAGCCCAAGAAGGAGGAGGTCGAGGAGGCCGTGCTGCCGGCCGGTGGCGAGCAGGGCGACGACCTGCTGTAG
- a CDS encoding regulatory protein RecX — MLERTPSDSTPRDDAVRLLARREYSRAELVERLAAKGHAADSIAGCLDDLAERGLQSDARFAESFLRSRIFRGQGPVRIRLEMERRGLGRETVHEAFVASEQAGEADWYALACAALVRRFTAPGDTPRERARRERFLAGRGFDFDQVRHALAHAWDDLSAAP, encoded by the coding sequence ATGCTCGAGCGGACTCCGAGTGATTCCACGCCCCGCGATGATGCCGTCCGGTTGCTGGCCCGGCGCGAGTACTCGCGCGCCGAACTGGTCGAGCGCCTGGCGGCGAAGGGGCATGCGGCCGACAGCATCGCCGGGTGTCTCGACGACCTCGCCGAGCGGGGGCTGCAATCCGACGCCCGCTTCGCCGAAAGCTTCCTGCGTTCGCGAATCTTCCGCGGCCAGGGGCCCGTGAGAATTCGCCTGGAGATGGAGCGGCGCGGCCTCGGCCGTGAGACGGTCCATGAGGCCTTCGTCGCGAGTGAGCAGGCCGGCGAGGCCGACTGGTACGCTCTGGCCTGTGCAGCGCTCGTGCGTCGCTTCACGGCTCCCGGCGACACTCCCCGCGAGCGCGCCCGCCGCGAGCGCTTTCTGGCCGGGCGCGGCTTCGACTTCGACCAGGTGCGCCACGCCCTGGCTCACGCCTGGGATGATCTCTCCGCCGCGCCCTAG